The following are encoded in a window of Pan troglodytes isolate AG18354 chromosome 4, NHGRI_mPanTro3-v2.0_pri, whole genome shotgun sequence genomic DNA:
- the PCDHB7 gene encoding protocadherin beta-7 precursor, with protein MEARVERAVQKRQVLFLCVFLGMSWAGAEPLRYFVAEETERGTFLTNLAKDLGLGVGELRARGTRIVSDQNMQILLLSSLTGDLLLNEKLDREELCGPREPCVLPFQLLLEKPFQIFRAELWVRDINDHAPVFLDREISLKILESTTPGAAFLLESAQDSDVGTNSLSNYTISPNAYFHINVHDSGEGNIYPELVLNQVLDREEIPEFSLTLTALDGGSPPRSGTALVRILVLDVNDNAPDFVRSLYKVQVPENSPVGSMVVSVSARDLDTGSNGEIAYAFSYATERILKTFQINPTSGNLHLKAQLDYEAIQTYTLTIQAKDGGGLSGKCTVVVDVTDINDNRPELLLSSLTSPIAENSPETVVAVFRIRDRDSGNNGKTVCSIQDDLPFILKPSVENFYTLVSEKPLDRERNTEYNITITVTDLGTPRLKTEHNITVLVSDVNDNAPAFTQTSYTLFVRENNSPALPIGSVSATDRDSGTNAQVIYSLLPSQDPHLPLASLVSINADNGHLFALRSLDYEALQAFEFRVGATDRSSPALSSEALVHVLVLDANDNSPFVLYPLQNSSAPCTEPLPRAAEPGYLVTKVVAVDGDSGQNAWLSYQLLKATEPGLFGVWAHNGEVRTARLLSERDAAKQRLVVLVKDNGEPPRSATATLHVLLVDGFSQPYLRLPEAAPDQANLLTVYLVVALASVSSLFLLSVLLFVAVRLCRRSRAAPVGRCSVPEGPFPRHLVDLSGTGTLSQSYQYEVCLTGGSGTNEFKFLKPIIPNLLPQSTGREVEENRPFQNNLGF; from the coding sequence ATGGAGGCCAGAGTGGAGCGTGCTGTGCAGAAAAGGCAAGtcttatttctttgtgtatttctGGGAATGTCTTGGGCTGGCGCCGAACCGCTTCGGTATTTTGTGGCGGAGGAAACCGAGAGAGGCACCTTTCTTACCAACTTGGCAAAAGAcctagggttaggggtaggggaaCTGAGAGCCCGGGGAACTAGAATTGTTTCAGACCAGAACATGCAAATTTTACTGCTCAGTTCACTTACTGGTGATCTACTTCTAAATGAGAAATTGGACCGAGAGGAACTGTGTGGCCCCAGAGAGCCCTGTGTGCTGCCTTTCCAGTTGTTATTGGAAAAACCTTTTCAGATTTTCCGTGCTGAACTATGGGTCAGAGACATCAATGATCACGCTCCAGTATTTCTAGACAGAGAGATTTCCTTGAAAATATTAGAAAGTACCACTCCAGGGGCGGCATTTCTCCTAGAGAGTGCACAGGATTCAGATGTTGGAACCAACAGCCTGAGTAACTACACCATCAGCCCCAATGCCTATTTCCATATTAATGTCCATGATAGCGGGGAGGGGAATATCTATCCCGAATTGGTGCTGAATCAAGTGCTGGATCGGGAAGAAATACCAGAGTTCAGTTTAACCCTCACCGCTTTAGACGGCGGCTCTCCTCCAAGATCAGGGACCGCCCTCGTGCGCATTCTGGTTCTAGACGTAAATGACAACGCCCCTGATTTTGTGCGGTCGCTCTACAAGGTGCAGGTGCCCGAAAATAGCCCCGTTGGTTCCATGGTTGTCTCCGTGTCAGCCAGAGATTTAGATACCGGAAGTAATGGGGAAATAGCCTATGCATTTTCTTACGCCACTGAAAGAATTCTCAAAACGTTTCAAATCAATCCAACATCTGGCAATCTTCATCTTAAAGCGCAATTGGACTATGAGGCAATTCAAACTTACACATTAACTATTCAGGCCAAAGACGGCGGCGGGCTTTCTGGAAAATGCACTGTAGTGGTTGATGTAACAGATATAAACGATAATCGACCCGAGCTGCTCCTGTCTTCACTTACTAGCCCAATTGCAGAAAACTCACCCGAGACAGTCGTGGCTGTTTTTAGGATTAGAGACAGAGATTCCGGGAACAATGGAAAGACAGTGTGCTCCATCCAGGACGATCTCCCCTTCATCCtgaagccatctgtagaaaactTCTATACTCTGGTATCAGAGAAACCTTTGGATCGAGAGAGGAACACTGAGTACAACATCACCATCACCGTCACCGACTTGGGGACACCCAGGCTGAAAACCGAGCACAACATAACCGTGCTGGTCTCCGACGTCAATGACAACGCTCCCGCCTTCACCCAAACCTCCTACACCCTGTTTGTCCGTGAGAACAACAGCCCCGCCCTGCCCATCGGCAGTGTCAGCGCCACAGACAGAGACTCAGGCACCAACGCCCAGGTCATCTACTCCCTGCTGCCGTCCCAGGACCCGCACCTGCCCCTCGCCTCCCTGGTCTCCATCAACGCGGACAATGGCCACCTGTTTGCCCTCAGGTCCCTGGACTACGAGGCCCTGCAGGCTttcgagttccgggtgggcgccACAGACCGCAGCTCCCCCGCGCTGAGCAGCGAGGCGCTGGTGCACGTGCTGGTGTTGGACGCCAACGACAACTCGCCCTTCGTGCTGTACCCGCTGCAGAACAGCTCCGCGCCCTGCACCGAGCCGTTGCCCCGGGCGGCCGAGCCGGGCTACCTGGTGACCAAGGTGGTGGCGGTGGACGGCGACTCGGGCCAGAACGCCTGGCTGTCGTACCAGCTGCTCAAGGCCACGGAGCCCGGGCTATTCGGCGTGTGGGCGCACAATGGCGAGGTGCGTACCGCCAGGCTGCTGAGCGAGCGCGACGCGGCCAAGCAGAGGCTGGTGGTGCTGGTCAAGGACAATGGCGAGCCTCCGCGCTCGGCCACCGCCACACTGCACGTGCTCCTGGTGGACGGCTTCTCCCAGCCCTACCTGCGGCTCCCGGAGGCGGCCCCGGACCAGGCCAACTTGCTCACCGTCTACCTGGTGGTGGCGTTGGCCTCGGTGTCTTCGCTCTTCCTCCTCTCGGTGCTCCTGTTCGTGGCGGTGCGGCTGTGCAGGAGGAGCAGGGCGGCCCCGGTGGGTCGCTGCTCGGTGCCTGAGGGCCCCTTTCCACGACATCTGGTGGACTTGAGCGGCACCGGGACCCTATCCCAGAGCTACCAGTATGAGGTGTGCCTGACTGGAGGCTCCGGGACAAATGAGTTCAAGTTTCTGAAACCAATTATCCCCAACCTGCTACCCCAGAGCACAGGCAGGGAAGTGGAAGAAAATCGCCCATTTCAGAATAATTTGGGTTTCTGA